The segment TAAGGAGTCAAAGTCGCACCCAAAGCTTGAGAGAGCCAGACCTCGATCGCGTGAACCGGGTATTTTCGCGCCACTTCAGCCGTCGGATCGACCATTGGCTGCACCAAAATCGTACACATTCCCAACCGATTGCCTGCTAACACATCGGTGAATAAGCGATCGCCCACCATTCCTACCTGCTCCGGCGGCAAATTCATCGCTTCTACGGCTCGTCTCAGCTTACGTCGAGAAGGCTTGCCTGCTCCGATAATATAAGGAACGCCCAAAATATCCGCAATGCGCTTAATGCGATTCTCGCTAATATTGTTACTTGCAAGCCAAATCTCTGTCACTTGGCGCACCTGCTCAACCCAAGGCAATAACTCGGTTGAAATCTGCGCGGTCGTAATTGGAACCAGCGTCTCATCGACATCTAACACAAGACCACGCAAATTGCGCTCAGATAGCATTTCAGGTGTCAAACCTAAAATCGTGGTATCGAGAAGAAGATCGGGTTGAAGGAGTTTGCCCCAAGTCATAGCAGGTTATCGGGTGAGATTGGACAGAACAAAGTGAAAAAATACTGACGACTCGCGTAAGTGCTGCAATTCGTAGAATCAATTACATTCTTGCGCATTTTGTCAGTTTATTAAACAACGCTCTAGGTTCTAGTCTAGAACGTTGCAGCTATAATCTCATACCTGAAGACCACGGATCGAATTGTGAAGCTGCGTTAATTTCCCGTTTTTTGCGGAGTTTTTTGCTGTTCTTTCTGCGCTTGGGCATCGACGCGATCGCGGATCTTACCCTGCGCAGATTCATGCTCTGCTAACGTTCGACTAAACACATGTGATCCATCGTATCGCGCCACGAAATAGAGATAGTCGGTCGCTTCAGGATTTAAGGTTGCCTTTAAACTTGCAACCCCAGGAGCCGCGATCGGGGTCGGAGGCAAGCCTGGCGTGACGTAAGTATTATACGGAGAAGGAGTCGCAACTTGAGCGTAGGTCAGCGGATTTTCAGGCGTTTGTTGAACACCAAGCGCATACTCTACCGTGGGGTCTGAGCCTAAGGTCATATTCTTCTTCAACCGATTGTGAAAGACTCCAGAAATAATTCCCCGCTCAGACGGAATCACGGCTTCTTTCTCAACAATGCTAGCGAGCGTGACCCATTGCAGCAGAGACAAATTAGTATTGGCTCGGTTTTTGTTGTAGAGCGGTAGCGCCACTTGCTCAAAGCGATTCAGCATTTGGCGAATCACTTGTTTTGGGGTAATCGCGCTCCCCGCTTCGATCTGATAGGTATCTGGATACAAAAATCCTTCCAGAAATGGCAGATTCGCAGGCAGCCAAGGATAATCAGAATTCGGGATTTCGCTCGCGGCTGCTAGAAAGTCTTTCGCTTTGAAATAGCCTTGTTTCTCAAAATAATTTGCCATCTGCTTCATCGACCAACCCTCAGGAATGGTGAAGCTGCGCTGTGCAACTTGCCCGTTCCAGATCGTGTTCGCGATCGATTGCAGAGAATCTCCGGTCGAGAGTTCGTAATTTCCAGCCTGGAATCCGCCATCTGGGTCTTGCCACATCATCCAGCGTGCCAGAACATCCCAAGCCTTCGCTGAACGAATCAGCCCAGCAGCTTCGAGTTCTTGTCCAATTTGTTGAGCCGAAGTTCCTTGGGGAATTTGGATCAGGATTCGTTTTCCTTGGTCTGCTGTCGCTTGCGGGGTCATAGGCGAACTCGCAAAACTCCACCAGGCTTGAGCGCGCCATGCAGAGAGTCCAAGTGCAACCCCGACGAGAGCTAGGAAAAACGAAAATCTTGCAAAGCTTTTAGCGATTTTCATCAGTAAATGAATGTGAGATGCGGAGAACTGCAGCTGATGCCTTCGTTCAGAACAAATATTAATTCAGTTTGTCAACCTGTCAACCGCTTTGAATAAAGTTTTATAGCAAGATTTTTAACAAATTTGATGCCGGGGGATCAAACCCAGTCAGTAATTTTAGCCTTTATTTCAGATCAGGAAAAACTTTTTTCTTAACTTCAGAAAGTGGGCGGGGATGATTCGGATCAAATCAATCCCCCATTCCCAACTGTCCGGGTAATTACTCCATTTCATCGAATAGCTGATCTTCGATCATGGGTAGCATTGGCTCGATTTTTTTCAGTTCTTCTTGGGAAAGGAGATGCGGATTTCCGTTGTCATCCAGCCGCGCCAAGATGAAGTAGGGATCGAGCGGGGTATAAATGGCATATTCTTGTTCTTCATGCCAGAAGCTCGCGAGGAGTTGCAGTTCTTCTTGGTCATCCTCACCGTCAGATTCCACGCCTTCCCAGCTTTCTTCGTCGTCGAGATCTGGCAAGTCGCCTTCAACCGTTAAAACAACTGCGGTTTGCTTGAGTGCTAGATTCTGTTCTTCTAGAACAGCTTTGGCGATCGGAAAAACGAGGTTTATAGTTTCCTGATCTTCGACTAATACGGCTTCATCTTCTTCGCCATTTTCTTGCCAAGCGAAAATCTCGATCGGCGAGTCAACGGGAAGCAGCAGCACGTATTCTTGGTCTTCCACGTCTAAAGAATGCTCGACATAGCAGGTCAGCGTTAAGCCTGCGTCATCCGTCAGGGTTACGGTGGGAGCATCCATGTTTTCCATGCTGTCTTCGTCCATTGGACTCTCTCTATCTCTCTCTTTATTAAACGAATTGCGGACTCGGCGGGATAAATCGCGTTTGCCCTCACAAAAGTATCTCGTAGAATGGGCACTTTGTTTCAGGTACAAGGGTGCGAGGCGGATTGATTCTTTAATCTGCTTACCCTGACACTTTGCTGAAGAATTTATTCATTTCGTGTCGTTACTTTCCGTACAATATGTTCATATTTCTTTACGGGAGAGCGAGAAATGAACTTGACGGAGATGCTAGAGCCGATCGCTGCGTTTTTTCGATCGCTGAATGTGCCGGAACCGATCGTGCATTGGGGTCATCCAGCCATGATGAGTATTGTGGTGTTGGTGATGGGAGGCTATGGTGCTTGGGCGGGCTGGCAGAGCCGAATCGCGCAAGATAAGGAAGTCGCCGAGAAGAGTCGGGCAGATCATCGCAAGATTATGCCTTGGGTCGTGGTGTTTTTGACAATGGGATACACAGGCGGCGTGCTATCGCTGGTGATGCAGCACAAACCCATTTTGGAGAGTCCGCATTTTTGGACGGCGAATGCGGTGTTAGCGCTGCTGTATTTGAATGGCGCAATTTCGTTGTTTAATTTTGCAGGCAACAAACCTGGATTACGCTTGTTCCATGCTTATTTAGGAACTGCGATCGCAGGAATTTTGATTCTGCATGGAGTGTTTGGACTGAAGTTGGGTCTGTCCATTTAACTCACGCCCAAATCATGAGAAAAAGCGGGGTGATTCTATCCCGCTTTTTTAGCTCAAATCGCACATGCTTGACATCGTTAGTCATTGCCCACAATCAATCGAATAGGGAGATAGAGATCAATCTAAATCTGGCTTCTCCCCATCTCCCCACTTCGCAAATCCCCACTTCGCAAAATTCATGCGGTTAACAACTAGATTTTCAGAATTACCTGACTCGACTCACCTCAATGATGTTTGAGGTAGATAGCAAAGCAGCTGGTGTCCTTTCCGTCGAAACCAGAGAATTGCCTTGAGATGAGATTGCTGCATGGGCTGGAATTTTTACAGGGGGGCGCTCTTCTTGCTTGATAGCAATTTCAGTTTTCTGATTGATCAGCGTTCCATTGAAGATGCCCGTTGAACGAAAAGTACGATCGCTTTCAGACAAGATGCTATCTAGGGATTGATTGAGTCCAGTCTGCGGATAGATGTAGCCTAAAACGCCCTCATCTTGATAGCCTTGATCCTTACCTTCTTGTAGATTAGTCGTGTAGAAATGGTCTTTCCCATTGTATTTGCGATAGACCGGAATCGTTTTATCTACTTGTTTGGGGTAAACGTAGCCTAAAATGCCCTCATCTTGATAGCCTTGATCCTTACCTTCTTGTAGGTTAGTTGTGTAGAAGTGATCGCCACCGCCAAATTTGCGATAGACCGGAACAGTTCCTGGTTGCTGAGTCATGTAGACAAAGCCCAAAATTCCTTCATCCACGTAGCCATGCACTTCTCCTTCTTGCGGAGTCGTCGTATAGAAATGATTCCCTCTGGCAAATTTTCGATAGACGGGCAACATGTCAGTGGTGTAAATCTTCCAATTGCCATTGCCAACTGTGACATCAATCGTGAAGGGGACATTACTAACCTTCACGATTTGTCCAATCACTTGCATCGTCACTTTGCTATGGGGCGGAGCGATTAGCGGAATGCTTTTTTGGAGAGTGATAGTCTCTTTTGTACTGTGAGTGAATCCAGCCGTGAGGGACAGTTCAACTGAGGCTGTTGTTTCTGCGCCTAATATCAAAAAATCAGTCTTTCCTTTGATAGAAAAGCTAGACTTCAAGCCTGCGGTAATTGAGAAGGTTTGAGCCACTTCATACGATTGGCTGACCACATCGGTAAAGCTTTGATTGATTGCAGAATCGTTCGTATGAATCACTTCGCCAACGATAAAGGGCTGAGGCTGTTGAATTGGGGTTTCAACTTGCATGTCAGTGCCATATTCGATACCTGGATATTGCTGAACCAAAATTTGATAGGGGCTATTTTTAGCACTGAGTCGAGCATTAAGATCTTTGACCGTTTCTTCTGAAATGGTGGTCGTGATTTGAGGCATGGTGTCATTTTCCTGAATGATGAAGTTGGATGATGGCGAGTCTGAGTTGAGTGGCTCATCGCGCTGATCAATGACACGTTGCGGTTTTCACGATTATGCAGTGGCGTGCATATCTGTTGGAAAAGATTGAGAAGCGTGCATCTGCTTGGAAGAGAGGGCAGATCAGTTTGTGCGTAGGGGAGTTGGGAATTCTAGGGAGCATGGTAACGGATAGAGAGGAAATATGCAGCCTGTAGTGGTTTGGGGCTTGGCTTACATTGTGGGATTGTTGCTTACAGCAATTCCGATGGGAGGAGCGATCGTATTGGGCTGCGGAGTCATCAGTGCGATCGTTGCGCTGAAAAAAAGCCGAAAGTATGCGCGAATTTTTGCGATCGCTGGATGCGTCGGCTTACTTGCAGGAATTTATCTCCAGTTTCGGACACCTCAGCCGAGTCAGATTGATGTTAGTCGCTTTGTTCCCCAAGAAAAGCAGGAAGTTACTATCTCTGGAAAAGTAGCAGCATTGCCGAAACTGACGCAGAGTGGGAAGTTACAAGTCTGGTTCGATGTAGCAGCAGTCGGGGAGCAGAAAGCAGAGGGGAAGCTTTATGTCACATTGCCGGAAATCGAAGGAAAAGACTTATTTCCAGGACAAGCGATCGCCATTACGGGCAATCTCTACAAACCAAAGCCCAAGATGAATCCGGGTGGATTTGATTTTCAGAAGTACTTGGCACAAGAAGGTAGTTTTGCAGGATTGAGTGGCAAATCGATTCGATTACTTGATCTGAATCAGAAACCAGAATGGGGTTGGTGGATGGTGCAGAAACAGATTGTGCGATCGCAAACTGAACAACTTGGACAAGCAGAAGGTGCGATTGTTGCTGCAATGGTGATTGGCGGACAAGTTGTCGATATTCCTTTTGATGTCAAAGAAGCTTTTTCTAAAATTGGGCTTTCTCACGCGCTTGCTGCATCTGGATTTCAAGTGACGCTAATTTTAGGTGTGTTACTCGCTTTGACGCGACGATTGCCGAAAGTGATACAAATTAGCTGTTGCGGAGCAGGTTTGATCTGTTTTGCGGGATTAACAGGACTGCAACCTTCAGTGATGCGAGCAGTTTTGATGGGATTTGCAATCTTGATTAGTTTAGCGTTTGAGAGAAAAGTTAAGCCATTACAATCGCTATTAATCGTTGCAATCATTTTATTAATCTGGAATCCATTATGGATCTGGAGTTTAAGTTTTCAATTTAGCTTTCTCGCCACGTTAGGTTTATTGATTACAGTTCCAGCCTTGTCAAAACGATTAGATTGGTTGCCGACAGTGATTGTTCCCGCGATCGCAGTTCCAATTTCGGCTTTACTTTGGACACTGCCACTTCAGCTTTTTTCATTCGGAATCGTTTCGCCGTATTGCATTCTGGCGAATCTGCTCACCACTGTATTGATCTCGTTTATTAGTTTGGGTGGGATTGTCAGCGCGGGGGTGAGCTTTGTGCTTCCAGCGATCACGAAGTTCGCGTCTCCAATTCTCTACTATCCAACTCACTGGTTGATTGAGCTAGTCAAGTTTTTCTGCCAACTGCCCGGAAACTCGATTGCCGTTGGAACCATCTCGACCGGGTTGCTGATTACTTTATATGCGCTGATTTGTACGCCTTGGTTGTTTCCTAAGTTTCGGCGGCAATGGTGGGCTTTTTTGCTAGTTGGAATGAACTTAGTGTTTATTCCAGCTTGGTATACGCGATCGAACTTACTTCAAATTACAGCGCTTTCTGCGGGTGCAAAGCCTGTAATCGTAGTGCAAGATCACGGACGAGTGGGACTCATCAATAGCGGTCAAGCCGAAGCCGTAAAATTCAAAGTTTTGCCGTTTTTGCGCAAAGAAGGCATCAATCACATCGATTGGGCGATCGCGGCTTCTCCCGCAATGTCAGACGGTTGGAAGGCGCTTTTAGAAGCGATGCCGATTCGCGCACTCTACGATTTCTCCGGGAAAAAGCAGCAGGTGATTTCGTTGAACGTGGTCGAGCAATTAGCGCAGCGCAGTGGCAAGTATGTCTCGATTACGCCCGGGCAGAAGATTGAATCTGGGACGATCAAGATTCAATTCTTAAGCGTTGAGCCAACGATCGTGCAGATTGCGATCGCGCAGCAGCGATGGTTATGGCTCAGAGATGCGCCGAACGTTTCGCAGTCCCAGGCATTGGGAAGTGCATTAGTTGGAAATGAAATTCTTTGGTGGTCTGGGCGGCAATTGCACCCTAAGCTGATTGAGAAATTGCAGCCGAAAACCGCGATCGCTTATTCTAAAACCATTCATCCCGAAACCCTGACGCAGTTGCAGCAAAATCGTGTCCAGATTTATCAAACCGAGGCAGATGGAGCGCTGCAATGGACGAAAAATCAAGGGTTTCAAACAAGTTTAAAAGTTGATGAGTCAGACGGTTCGTTCCTGTAGTATATTAGGTAGGCATGTCATCGGGAGAGGTGGCAGAGTGGTTGAATGCGGCGCACTCGAAATGCGTTTTGGGGCAACTCAACGGGGGTTCGAATCCCCCCCTCTCCGTCCCTAAAGTTTGATGTTAAATCTGAGTCGTTTTGAGTACGTGCTGCCAGCGGCGTTGGATTACGAGATCATAAGGTTTCCAAAAATTCGGTTCAGGAGATGAATCGGGCTGATTCTGATCAATGACACTTCGAGACTCGATCTCTGTCGGTTTTGATGGAATCAGGAAGGGTTTGAGCAGCGTTTTCACGATCGCGATCAAAGTCACTTTATAAATTCCTGGACGCAGCAACAGCGCATAATCATTTCTCAAGCTGCAAAACATCCAGCGAAACATCAATCGATAATCCCCTGCTAAATAGCTCTTACTCAACAGATTGTTATAGAACGCTGTATTTGCCCAATGCCGCACATATTGAGGCAATTCTGGGTGGCGTTGATAAACGCGAGACATGATCAATTCATAAAATTTCGACATCGTGACGCATTTTGTAGACATGCTGCCACTGTATTGCCGATAGCCAATCAGATACTCTGGCACAATCCGAAACTGATAGGATTCTGCAATCCGCAGATAGAGATCCCAATCTTCACAGGTTTCAAATTCACAATTATAGTAACCGACGCGATCGAGGCATTCTCGCCGAAAGGTCGTCGAACAAGCATTATCGAGAAAGTTATAAAACACCAGCATCGGAAGCACATTCCCTTCAACGGCTCCAAGCTGTCCAAACGGAGAATAGCCTTTGATTTCGCCTTTTTCGTTGAGATAAACCGACCAAGAGTAAACCAGTCCCACATTCGCATCAGCAGTTTCTAAACAGTGAACATGCTTTGCTAAGCGTTCTGGATACCAAATGTCATCAGCATCAATTGGAGCAATATATTCGCCAGAAGAATGCTGAATGGCAAGATTGCGAGCCGTTGGAACTCCAGCATTAGGTTGCTGAATCAGTTTAATGCGATCGTCATTTCGAGCAAACGATCGCACAATTTCTGCGGTGCGATCCTGTGAACCATCATCGACAATGATGGCTTCAAAGTTTCGATAGGTCTGTGCTTGCAGAGATTTGATTGTGTCTGAGATGAATGCTTCTGCGTTGTAAGCGGCAATTACAACGGAAACGAGTGGTTCAGAAGCCATGCCATTTCTCCACAATTCAGCATTCTGTTGATCATTCTTATGGACGAGGAACAAAAAATCAAGCTTGCATTTCTAACAGAAGGGAGAGGCAGAAAATCAGCGAAATGTTCACAATCGAATCACTAAATTGGGGTATAAACCTATGGATTATGAATCGCGAACACGCCGCAGTTTTACCTACGTATTATGGATGCTCGGCTCAGCTTTTATTCCCGTTGGCTTGAGCTTTCGAGTCGGAAGTTTTCTACAATTCCTATTTCTAGGTGTAGGTATTACATTGTTCGTTTTAGGACATGTTCTCTTCAGAGATGCCTGGAATCGCTAGGGCTTTTTCGAGATTACAGTCTGTAAGGCTTGAAACCAACGACTTGCCATTTTCTGTTCGCCTGATTCGTTTGGATGCAAGCCATCGTAAGTATCTTGACTGACATTAAATCCACTAAATTGATCGACCAAAATGACCGGGCTAGTGTTGGAATTTAGCGATCGAGCTAGCACAAAAATCTGCTGATTAAATTGCTGCGTCAGTGTTTCTCCTCCTTGAGAAGGAATCAATTGAGCCAGCAGAATTTTCAGATTCGGATTGCGTTTTCGCATTGTTTGAATCAGCGATCGTAATTCCGCGATCGTACTTTCAAAACTCTGTCCTCTCAGAATGTCATTCGTGCCTAAATGAATCAGCACAATGTCAGGATTAGCTTGTTCTGTCCAGCCATCAATTTGCGCTAAAACCTCATCGGCTTGCCAACCCCAATGTCCCTCATGATCAAGGTCAAAATCAGAATTTGGCGGATTGCCCAGATAGTGCGATCGCGTTGAACCGACAAAATTGATGTCATATCCAGCTTGCCGCAGTTTCAGCCAGAGCGATCGCCGATAGCTATTGTGATTGCGATCGCCTTGAGTAATCGAATCTCCCAGCGGCATGATGCGAATGCCTGACTGTGCGCCATCGACTTGCGAAACCGGAGTACAGCCTAAAAGTAAAAATAATGCCGTACTCCCAATCAGTTTCTTCATGCGGTTCTAGGTTTTAGTAAGTTGCTCAATCGTCGCCAATTTGCACGCACGACTTTCCATTGTGCAACCAGATGCAGAACAATCAACGCTAAGAACGTGTAAGCCAGCCAGAAATGTGCACTGCGACCAATCTCTACCATCGCTTCATTCTGCGGAAAGAGATCAGGAAGAACAATCCCAAAGAACTTTACATTGTTCGGTCGAAATGAATTTGACAGCAAAAATCCAGCGATCGGAACTGCCCACATCAACAGATATAAACTGCTATGGAGTGCAACTGTCTTAAACCAAGCAGTTGTAAATTTGGGCGATCGCTTGGTGTATTTCTTCCACCAAACTTGCAAGAGTAGAAAGATTCGCCAAGTCAGCAATGCCATCGATATAACACCGATCGATTTATGAAAATCGTAAAGTGAACCTCGATAAGCTACAGAACGATCGAGTTGTGACATAAATGTGCCCGTCACAAACAAGACAAGATACGCACCACTCATCCACCAGTGAACAGACATCAACTGCTTGAAAGCGTTATTCAATCTAGGCTTGAACGATTGGGCTAATGCCATAGCTGCCACCTTCATCATAAAACTTCATAAAGCTTAGATGACAGATATTAAGATTGTGTTACGAAAAGGTAGCAATCTGTTTGAGTTGCAGAGGCTAAAAAGAGTGGAGAGTGGGGGCTAGTCAGGCAACACCATCTCACACCCCAGATCACAATTGATTTAGGGCTGCCATATGTAAAAGTTTGTACATCTGCGCCAGCCCATCGACTTGATAGTGCGCGTTGAGTCCGCTGGGATTCGGCAAGACCCAAATTGTGGTGTCAAACAAAGTCTCGGGTTGTCGTCCCATCTGAGCTTTTGGCTGATTAAATGCGATCCGATATGCACTCACACCTAAAACCGCTAAATACTTTGGTTTGTATTGCTGGAGCTTTTGGGCAAGTTTTTCATGACCTGCAATGAAATCTTCAGAAGTCAGTTCATCGGCTCTTGCGGTGGCAGGTTCCGCCAAATTCGTTAGACCGAATCCGCGATCGAGTAACGTCCGATCTTCAAACGGGGACAACAATCGCTCTGTAAATCCAGCTAAATGAATTGCCTTCCAAAATCGATTTCCAGGACGGGCAAAATGATGTCCAACGGCTGCACTGTAAAGACTGGGATTGATTCCGCTAAAGAGAATGTTCAAATCGGGCGCGATGACATCAGGAAGAGTTTGACGATATGCAGCAGCGATTTCTGCTTTCGTGGGCTTGTGAATCACAGTGAAGGTAGGGCTTTGGGCAAAAATTTAAGTTCAATCTGGAGAATGATGGCGATCGAAATCCCAATTTAGCAGCAATTTTCAGATGTTGGAGTGGGGAGTAGGGAAATCAGGTTTTTTGAGCAAAAAAGCCAAGCTGCACTGCAACAGGGCGTTCGCGTAGGGGAATGCGCGTTTGAATGGGAGAATTGAGAACTTTTGCACCTTTGGGAGTCTGGATTGCGATCGTGACAGAGCCGCCGCCGTCTAAATTCAGTGCGGTTTCTGCACCTAGTTTTTGTAAATAAGCGGATGTCTCGGCTAGGGTCATTCCTTCGCTGTATTGGAACTGTTTGCCATCAATCAGAACGAGCCAGAGTTTTTTTCCAGTTTTGTCGATCGCAATGACTGTCCGAGGATAAGGCTTATCTTTCACAGCTTCGTAATCTGGGGGTGCTAAAGGCTGACCCTTCTTGACTAGCAGATCATTGCCCGCAACCGCTTGTTCTGTGCCTGCTGGACAAATTCCTTTCTCATCGATTACAACTCGATTTTTAGCCAAGAAGCAGATTGCAGACCAACCTTCTTCAGCAGCCGAATAGGTTTTTCCGTTAGAGGTCACTTGTCCTAAAGCATTCACCACATCCCCTGCATGAGGATAAAAATCCCAAGGAGTTTCTTCGCGAAATGGATGGAAGAAATTTGCATTGATCCCAAGTTGAAGATCAAATTCGTCAACGAATTCTGTTACGGTTCGTGCGATTGTTTCGCGATTTCTAGGAGAATTTTTTGCATCATTAGAAGTAATGCCTGGATTAACAAAAGGACGAATGCCTGGAGTCGTCAGATCGATCGAGATTTTGTGCACCATGATCGGGCGCGGACTGGACAGCGCTTGCCGTTCGTAGGCAATTCCAGGAAAGAGCGATCGCGTTTCATCGATCCGCGGTGGGCGAGAATTTTGCCGCACTCCATAGATCAAAATTGGAATCGTCAGGAGTAAAAGAATAAAAACGCTCAGAATTTTTCCGAAATTATAGCGATCGCGCTGTGTCATACCGATTAAATTAGATGTGCGTCATTCTTCACGCCCTATGACTCACTATATTAATCACGATCTCCGGAATCGCTCATTTCGCAGGAAGAATTTGGCATTCATGAATTTCCGAGGCGCAGATATTCGGGGGTGCGATTTCACAGGCGCGATCTTGAGTGGAGCAGATTTCTCAGATACAAAAGCAGGGCTATCGCTGCGGCAAAGATTTTATCTAGGTGGCTTCGTCATCTTCGTTTCGCTATTTGTGGGCGATGTGATGGTGCGATTGCTCTTTAATACGATCGGACAATCTCCTCTGGATTCGCGGACGATTTATGTTCCGATTTTCTATGCTGCTACAAGTTTAGCGGGAGTCAGTTCTGCGATCGCGGCTGTCAATCGAAAATCAGAGCTAGGAGATTTTTTAACGAGCGTAACAGCGGTACTGGTTAGCGCGATCGTGGGATTTGGAGTGGGATTCTTTTATCCGGGTCTGATTCAAACTCTGATCTTTCCACCGAATGTATTCATCCCAAGTACTTCAGAATGGCTGCATCAACTGTTGTTGTCTTTGGATGAACATCATATCCAGATTGCAGTAGGGCTGACTGTCCTGACCAGTGTAATGATGTTATTTTTGTCGCGCTTTCAGTATCGAACGAGCTTCAAAGTGGGTGTGAGTCTGTTAGGCGCGATCGCAAGCTATGTTGCGACATTTTTCTGGAGTACGATCGCAAATGCTTATTTTGGTAATTCAAACTTTTCGCTTGGCATTGTCTTTAGTATCATTACATTGATGTATTTAGGATTGACGTTTGTATCACTCAATTGGATTGTGTATGAATTACAACATGCGATCGGCACATCATTCCGGGGTGCAGAATTAACACATGCGCGCTTTGCATACGCGGATTTACGAAATACTGATTTTTCTGAATCCATTGGAGCCAGTGCGCTAAAGTAAGATTTGCTCAATTTCCGCTCAGCATCATGAATCTCTTTCTGCTAATCGGCTCAATCGTCATCACCGTTTTAGTCTTTCTCTGGCTAGTACGGGTTCTCAAAGCAACGCTAAAAACTGCACTTTTGATTGCTGCGATCGTGTTTGCTCTACAATTTTTTGGAATCGGCTCCGACAAAATTCTTGCTGAAGTCGAGCAAATTGTGCGATCGCTGTGGAGCCTTTTACCCGGAAATTAGGTTGAGTTCCTCTGCCACGATCGCAACTAATTTCTTTGCGGCTCCAGGTTCTCCGCGCACTTGACGTAAGCGATCGCGCATTGCTGCTAATTTTTCTGGATGATCCAGATAATCGATCATAAATTTGGCAACTTCTTTGGGGTCTAGCTCACCGACTAACTCTGGAACAATCATTTCTTTTGCCCAGATGTTCGGCCAAGCGAGTAATCCTAACCGCTTTAACATAGCGGAGTTAATCTGTTTCGCAAACCATCCCCCCACTCCAGGAAGATTGGCAAGCAATCCTGGAATGCCATCCCAAGCCCGCATTGCATCCATTTGCTGAGTCGGAACGATAACCACCATCGGAATCCCTAAAGAACCGAGTTCAGCAGTATTTGCACCCACGGTTGTCAAACAGAAGCAACATTGTGAGAGTACTTCATACATCGGAACTCGCTCAGTTTTGGATTGCCAAAGCTCGACTGACAAACCATTTGGTGTTTCTAAGCGATCTCCCACTAACTGACCTGAAACATTCCCTAGCAAGGGCACAAGCGAATTCTGTTTTGGATCAGCATACTTGGCTAAATCCGGTAGATCTAAAGTCGGTGCAACGGGAATGACAAATCGAGTCTGAGGACGATGGAGTTTGATCT is part of the Leptolyngbya boryana PCC 6306 genome and harbors:
- a CDS encoding YqeG family HAD IIIA-type phosphatase translates to MTWGKLLQPDLLLDTTILGLTPEMLSERNLRGLVLDVDETLVPITTAQISTELLPWVEQVRQVTEIWLASNNISENRIKRIADILGVPYIIGAGKPSRRKLRRAVEAMNLPPEQVGMVGDRLFTDVLAGNRLGMCTILVQPMVDPTAEVARKYPVHAIEVWLSQALGATLTPYKP
- the mltG gene encoding endolytic transglycosylase MltG gives rise to the protein MKIAKSFARFSFFLALVGVALGLSAWRAQAWWSFASSPMTPQATADQGKRILIQIPQGTSAQQIGQELEAAGLIRSAKAWDVLARWMMWQDPDGGFQAGNYELSTGDSLQSIANTIWNGQVAQRSFTIPEGWSMKQMANYFEKQGYFKAKDFLAAASEIPNSDYPWLPANLPFLEGFLYPDTYQIEAGSAITPKQVIRQMLNRFEQVALPLYNKNRANTNLSLLQWVTLASIVEKEAVIPSERGIISGVFHNRLKKNMTLGSDPTVEYALGVQQTPENPLTYAQVATPSPYNTYVTPGLPPTPIAAPGVASLKATLNPEATDYLYFVARYDGSHVFSRTLAEHESAQGKIRDRVDAQAQKEQQKTPQKTGN
- a CDS encoding DUF3727 domain-containing protein — translated: MDEDSMENMDAPTVTLTDDAGLTLTCYVEHSLDVEDQEYVLLLPVDSPIEIFAWQENGEEDEAVLVEDQETINLVFPIAKAVLEEQNLALKQTAVVLTVEGDLPDLDDEESWEGVESDGEDDQEELQLLASFWHEEQEYAIYTPLDPYFILARLDDNGNPHLLSQEELKKIEPMLPMIEDQLFDEME
- a CDS encoding DUF4079 domain-containing protein; its protein translation is MNLTEMLEPIAAFFRSLNVPEPIVHWGHPAMMSIVVLVMGGYGAWAGWQSRIAQDKEVAEKSRADHRKIMPWVVVFLTMGYTGGVLSLVMQHKPILESPHFWTANAVLALLYLNGAISLFNFAGNKPGLRLFHAYLGTAIAGILILHGVFGLKLGLSI
- a CDS encoding ETX/MTX2 family pore-forming toxin; this encodes MPQITTTISEETVKDLNARLSAKNSPYQILVQQYPGIEYGTDMQVETPIQQPQPFIVGEVIHTNDSAINQSFTDVVSQSYEVAQTFSITAGLKSSFSIKGKTDFLILGAETTASVELSLTAGFTHSTKETITLQKSIPLIAPPHSKVTMQVIGQIVKVSNVPFTIDVTVGNGNWKIYTTDMLPVYRKFARGNHFYTTTPQEGEVHGYVDEGILGFVYMTQQPGTVPVYRKFGGGDHFYTTNLQEGKDQGYQDEGILGYVYPKQVDKTIPVYRKYNGKDHFYTTNLQEGKDQGYQDEGVLGYIYPQTGLNQSLDSILSESDRTFRSTGIFNGTLINQKTEIAIKQEERPPVKIPAHAAISSQGNSLVSTERTPAALLSTSNIIEVSRVR
- a CDS encoding ComEC/Rec2 family competence protein; its protein translation is MQPVVVWGLAYIVGLLLTAIPMGGAIVLGCGVISAIVALKKSRKYARIFAIAGCVGLLAGIYLQFRTPQPSQIDVSRFVPQEKQEVTISGKVAALPKLTQSGKLQVWFDVAAVGEQKAEGKLYVTLPEIEGKDLFPGQAIAITGNLYKPKPKMNPGGFDFQKYLAQEGSFAGLSGKSIRLLDLNQKPEWGWWMVQKQIVRSQTEQLGQAEGAIVAAMVIGGQVVDIPFDVKEAFSKIGLSHALAASGFQVTLILGVLLALTRRLPKVIQISCCGAGLICFAGLTGLQPSVMRAVLMGFAILISLAFERKVKPLQSLLIVAIILLIWNPLWIWSLSFQFSFLATLGLLITVPALSKRLDWLPTVIVPAIAVPISALLWTLPLQLFSFGIVSPYCILANLLTTVLISFISLGGIVSAGVSFVLPAITKFASPILYYPTHWLIELVKFFCQLPGNSIAVGTISTGLLITLYALICTPWLFPKFRRQWWAFLLVGMNLVFIPAWYTRSNLLQITALSAGAKPVIVVQDHGRVGLINSGQAEAVKFKVLPFLRKEGINHIDWAIAASPAMSDGWKALLEAMPIRALYDFSGKKQQVISLNVVEQLAQRSGKYVSITPGQKIESGTIKIQFLSVEPTIVQIAIAQQRWLWLRDAPNVSQSQALGSALVGNEILWWSGRQLHPKLIEKLQPKTAIAYSKTIHPETLTQLQQNRVQIYQTEADGALQWTKNQGFQTSLKVDESDGSFL